The following are from one region of the Littorina saxatilis isolate snail1 linkage group LG2, US_GU_Lsax_2.0, whole genome shotgun sequence genome:
- the LOC138959707 gene encoding uncharacterized protein, translating to MITTQQTTLKEETTTKKVQELTTETDGITVYSSNAQSSAAQTINTEVNVPAQGQTTELEKNISVKETISWDGIITQGGTTNKDETTAHEETTGEQTTLRTHGTQSMDIEQAIMATAPFTQAYDAAQVGHGNALVYNPTDKCVYLKTRPEAARFSTETNVLMDIEVDSLNACVGLCTSVFSCVAVAIETAVKDSNSAGRCILGGSGFTTVIDPGFYVYTTVCIDC from the exons ATGATCACAACCCAGCAAACCACACTCAAGGAAGAAACTACTACCAAGAAGGTGCAGGAACTGACCACGGAAACAGATGGAATCACTGTGTATTCCTCAAACGCTCAATCCTCGGCAGCACAAACCATCAACACAGAGGTGAACGTCCCAGCACAAGGACAAACTACCGAACTGGAAAAAAACATCAGTGTAAAAGAAACCATCAGTTGGGATGGAATCATCACACAGGGAGGAACAACTAACAAGGACGAAACCACCGCACACGAAGAAACCACAGGAGAGCAAACAACCCTGCGAACGCACGGCACCCAGAGCATGGACATCGAGCAAGCGATAATGGCAACAGCGCCGTTCACCCAAGCTTATGACGCAGCCCAAGTTGGTCACGGCAATG CACTGGTATACAACCCAACGGACAAGTGCGTGTACCTGAAAACAAGACCGGAAGCAGCAAGATTCTCAACTGAAACCAACGTCTTGATGGACATTGAAGTCGACAGCCTCAACGCATGCGTGGGACTATGCACTTCTGTTTTCAGCTGCGTGGCGGTCGCTATAGAAACGGCGGTGAAAGACAGCAACAGTGCTGGCAGGTGTATTCTGGGTGGCTCAGGGTTCACCACTGTCATAGACCCTGGGTTCTATGTTTACACGACTGTCTGCATCGACTGTTAA
- the LOC138959709 gene encoding mucin-22-like yields the protein MCTFFSLLLLVFLRLEQAPCTQVLSKSDDDYTPTHLWQLDSAHHGHSSNSHTLYAFLHDVTLAPGPFNATRNASLQFGGTSSSYVDIPNNGELNATSAFSWIMLIRPTTVAAGGEKIILEYWDGTGGVRLKQKDRELTAEVTDTDDNVHTVSTSDNVLTAGQWKFITLTFIGFDKKKMKIYYADYNEQDVDKSVEIGVPDRTVARGTSDVRLGMSVDPSLSPFSGNVGCLRYYEAMIEKFNQDYYTLSCDPESTMFLLDSLSEHTENNIKSTTVVVTTQGDETTVQTTQPEDATVQTTEQEETTHQEDATAQTTQPEDATAQTTEQKETTQPEDATAQTTQPEDGTVQTTEQEETTQQEDATVQTTQPEDGTIQTTKQEETTQPEDATVQTTEQEETTKQEDATVQTTEQEETTKQEDATVQTTEQEETTQQEDATVQTTEQEETTKQEDATVQTTEQEETTEQEDATVQTTEQEETTQPEDATVQTTQQEDATVQTTEQEESTVLTTQQTTGVKTETTQTSFFGTTSYEISSANPTSGFFNSAMNPESNAPRDTCVTLSLEPGTGTTFTFTTTILADVRLNSLSACVGMCVSSSGCRAIAVEKTVRDSNSPGRCLVAGLGYQTAGDIQFYFYRLRL from the exons CTCCGTGCACGCAGGTCCTGTCCAAGAGCGACGATGactacacaccaacacacctaTGGCAGCTGGACTCGGCTCACCACGGTCATAGCAGTAACTCCCACACGCTCTACGCCTTCCTCCACGACGTTACTCTCGCCCCTGGTCCTTTCAACGCCACCAGAAACGCCTCCCTGCAGTTCGGAGGCACCTCATCCTCTTACGTGGACATTCCAAACAACGGGGAACTGAACGCCACTTCGGCCTTCTCCTGGATCATGCTGATCCGACCGACAACCGTCGCTGCTGGAGGAGAGAAGATCATCCTTGAGTACTGGGACGGGACTGGAGGTGTTCGTCTCAAGCAGAAGGACAGAGAGCTCACAGCGGAGGTCACCGACACCGATGACAACGTGCACACCGTGTCAACCAGCGACAACGTGCTGACAGCGGGACAGTGGAAGTTCATCACGCTTACGTTCATAGGCTTTGAcaagaagaaaatgaagatttaCTACGCCGACTACAACGAACAGGACGTCGACAAGTCTGTAGAAATTGGAGTTCCTGACAGGACGGTGGCCAGAGGAACGAGTGACGTCAGATTGGGTATGTCCGTGGACCCCTCATTGTCCCCCTTCTCCGGGAACGTCGGCTGTCTGAGGTACTATGAGGCCATGATCGAGAAGTTTAATCAAGATTATTACACGCTCAGTTGTGATCCTGAGTCTACCATGTTTCTCCTCGACAGCCTTAGTG AGCACACGGAAAACAATATCAAAAGTACGACTGTTGTGGTAACAACCCAAGGCGACGAAACAACGGTACAGACAACTCAGCCAGAAGACGCGACCGTACAGACAACTGAGCAAGAAGAAACAACTCACCAAGAAGACGCGACGGCACAGACAACTCAGCCAGAAGACGCGACGGCACAGACAACTGAGCAAAAAGAAACAACTCAGCCAGAAGACGCGACGGCACAGACAACTCAGCCAGAAGACGGGACCGTACAGACAACTGAGCAAGAAGAAACAACTCAGCAAGAAGACGCGACCGTACAGACAACTCAGCCAGAAGACGGGACCATACAGACAACTAAGCAAGAAGAGACAACTCAGCCAGAAGACGCGACCGTACAGACAACTGAGCAAGAAGAGACAACTAAGCAAGAAGACGCGACCGTACAGACAACTGAGCAAGAAGAGACAACTAAGCAAGAAGACGCGACCGTACAGACAACTGAGCAAGAAGAGACAACTCAGCAAGAAGACGCGACCGTACAGACAACTGAGCAAGAAGAGACAACTAAGCAAGAAGACGCGACCGTACAGACAACTGAGCAAGAAGAGACAACTGAGCAAGAAGACGCGACCGTACAGACAACTGAGCAAGAAGAGACAACTCAGCCAGAAGACGCGACCGTACAGACAACTCAGCAAGAAGACGCGACCGTACAGACAACTGAGCAAGAAGAATCGACAGTTCTGACAACTCAGCAAACAACAGGCGTAAAAACAGAAACGACACAGACATCTTTCTTTGGGACAACTTCTTATGAAATCAGCTCCGCAAACCCTACGAGTGGCTTCTTCAATAGTGCCATGAATC cTGAAAGTAATGCGCCAAGAGATACGTGCGTTACACTCAGCCTGGAGCCAGGGACAGGAACCACCTTCACTTTCACGACCACCATCTTGGCGGATGTTCGCTTAAACAGCCTCAGCGCATGCGTAGGGATGTGCGTTTCCTCTTCCGGTTGCCGAGCGATCGCCGTGGAAAAGACGGTCAGAGATTCCAATTCTCCAGGGAGATGTCTTGTCGCCGGTCTAGGATACCAAACAGCAGGAGAcatacagttttatttttatcgTTTACGTTTGTGA